A single region of the Arthrobacter sp. V1I7 genome encodes:
- a CDS encoding IS110 family transposase: MPHARADVDAAGRVAGVDTHTDTHTLAILTENGAVVSTATFTADSRGYAALIDAVASAGPVRGIGVEGTNSYGAGLTRALQSAGHTVLEVLRPTRQVRRMNGKSDPVDAVEAARTVLSGRGISIPKDTNTAAESIRFLLGARKRFVSSMTSISNAIKGLLITAPEPVRARYRDLDTDALLRRLASSRPGSDLAGPEDAAGLALKTMACAHQELSDRVAGIETQLHELVQAHHPALLDVYGVGTLVAAQLVVTAGGNPERIRNEASFAALCGAAPIPASSGRTTRHRLNRGGDRQGNAALHRIALVRMRHDPKTRAYVERRTQDGKSKKEIIRCLKRAIVREIYRILTSPAVRTVQADLRAIRTKKNITLSQVAVALSTWPARISDIERKARPLPELADRYRNWLATA, encoded by the coding sequence ATGCCACACGCGAGAGCGGATGTCGACGCGGCCGGACGCGTCGCCGGGGTCGACACCCACACCGACACTCACACCCTTGCCATTCTCACCGAGAACGGCGCGGTGGTCTCCACCGCGACGTTCACGGCGGACAGCCGTGGCTATGCCGCGCTCATCGATGCCGTAGCCTCAGCCGGCCCCGTCCGGGGGATCGGTGTCGAGGGCACCAACTCCTACGGCGCCGGCCTGACCCGGGCCCTTCAGTCCGCCGGACACACCGTGCTGGAAGTCCTGCGCCCTACCCGGCAGGTGCGCCGGATGAATGGGAAATCAGATCCTGTCGACGCAGTCGAAGCTGCCCGTACGGTGCTTTCCGGCCGTGGCATCTCCATCCCGAAAGACACCAACACCGCCGCTGAATCCATCCGATTCCTGCTCGGCGCGCGGAAACGGTTCGTCTCCTCCATGACCTCGATCTCCAACGCCATTAAAGGGCTGCTGATCACCGCTCCAGAACCGGTCCGCGCCAGATACCGGGACCTGGACACGGACGCGCTGCTGCGCCGTCTGGCCAGTAGTCGTCCTGGATCCGATCTGGCCGGCCCTGAAGACGCCGCCGGGCTGGCCCTGAAGACGATGGCTTGCGCCCACCAGGAGCTCTCAGACCGCGTCGCCGGCATCGAGACGCAATTGCATGAACTCGTCCAGGCGCACCACCCAGCATTGCTGGATGTCTACGGCGTCGGGACCCTGGTCGCCGCGCAACTCGTCGTGACCGCGGGCGGCAACCCAGAGCGGATCCGCAACGAAGCGTCGTTCGCCGCGCTCTGCGGCGCCGCGCCAATCCCGGCGTCCTCCGGGCGCACCACCCGCCACCGGCTCAACCGTGGCGGCGACAGACAGGGTAACGCCGCCCTCCACCGCATCGCACTCGTCCGAATGCGCCACGACCCCAAAACCCGCGCCTACGTCGAGCGCCGCACACAGGATGGCAAGAGCAAGAAGGAAATCATCCGCTGCCTCAAAAGGGCCATCGTCCGAGAGATCTACCGCATCCTTACCAGCCCAGCAGTAAGGACGGTCCAAGCCGACCTCCGCGCCATTCGCACGAAAAAGAACATCACCCTCAGTCAAGTGGCCGTAGCCTTAAGCACGTGGCCCGCCCGGATCTCCGATATCGAGCGCAAAGCCCGGCCGCTGCCCGAACTCGCCGATCGCTACAGAAACTGGCTCGCCACCGCTTGA
- a CDS encoding heavy-metal-associated domain-containing protein, which translates to MNAAGRLGAYAAGLAVVFAAGFAVAGAVVPEQAVTAWAQSAQGSTGGHASAGHAESPAPAPGAAMAGSPVKGVTAERGGYLLGGITAPAAIGTAGELAFTITGPEGSPVTQFETSHGKQAHLIVVRSDGSNYRHVHPVMDEAGRWSLPWQWEAAGTYRIYADVVPAGAGEGLTLTRTIDVAGPFEPASLEVSAADEVDGFQVSLNGDLGAGSAAALTVSVSRDGQPVTSLEPYLGAYGHLVALRAGDLAYLHTHPEGAEPVNGEVSGPEVKFATTAPTPGRYYLYFDFQVDGQVHSARFVLDTTGSAPAAASEPSATVTPEITPTDSAADDGHGDH; encoded by the coding sequence ATGAACGCAGCCGGACGACTGGGCGCTTACGCAGCGGGACTCGCCGTGGTCTTTGCCGCGGGTTTCGCTGTGGCAGGAGCCGTGGTGCCGGAGCAGGCAGTTACTGCCTGGGCGCAGTCCGCGCAGGGTTCCACTGGCGGGCACGCCAGTGCCGGACACGCGGAGTCACCGGCGCCGGCTCCGGGCGCAGCCATGGCCGGGTCCCCGGTAAAGGGCGTCACTGCCGAACGGGGCGGCTACCTGCTCGGTGGGATCACCGCTCCCGCGGCAATCGGAACTGCCGGGGAGCTGGCGTTCACGATCACCGGCCCCGAAGGGTCCCCAGTGACCCAGTTTGAGACCTCGCACGGAAAGCAGGCCCACCTGATTGTGGTGCGTTCTGACGGATCCAATTACCGTCATGTGCATCCCGTTATGGACGAGGCCGGGCGCTGGTCGCTGCCGTGGCAGTGGGAAGCGGCAGGCACGTACCGGATTTACGCCGACGTTGTGCCGGCCGGAGCCGGTGAGGGCCTGACACTGACCCGCACGATAGATGTGGCCGGGCCCTTCGAGCCCGCCTCCTTGGAAGTGTCGGCCGCCGATGAAGTGGACGGGTTCCAGGTCTCCCTGAATGGTGACCTGGGGGCCGGATCAGCCGCGGCTCTGACGGTTAGTGTCAGCCGTGACGGTCAGCCGGTAACCAGCCTGGAGCCCTATTTGGGGGCTTACGGGCATCTGGTGGCGCTGCGTGCGGGGGACTTAGCCTACCTGCACACCCACCCTGAAGGTGCTGAACCGGTCAACGGCGAAGTCTCCGGGCCCGAAGTGAAATTCGCAACCACCGCTCCGACCCCTGGCCGCTACTACCTCTATTTCGATTTCCAGGTCGACGGGCAAGTCCATTCCGCCCGGTTCGTCTTGGACACCACGGGATCAGCCCCGGCGGCAGCATCGGAGCCTTCCGCAACGGTCACCCCCGAGATCACTCCCACCGACAGCGCAGCTGACGACGGGCATGGCGATCACTGA
- a CDS encoding FAD-dependent oxidoreductase, with protein sequence MAQQGIIIAGAGAAGMSAVASLRAEGYEGPLTVINGEPHLPYNRTLVNKGVLPGLLTVEQITQPGARALEGDLVQGRAASLDTENFLLTLEDGRALPYTALIAATGSAPRPDSRITAAPERVFHLHTAQDAVRLRAQLGASADTKTITILGAGFIGAETASYLADAGARVNLVARSATPLAAALGSHIAQQIGELHRLNVTSHFGQDITALIPGPASVTATLSDGQILESDLVVIAHGNAPSSAWITGDDNGIAVDSHLRVRGFERLYAAGSVALHPASDGQLYGIDHWDAAAAQGAHAARAVLHDITGAPDPGPYTPDTGYTLTVYRQSAAAYGTVLPGSHETQHDTGTPKSALSSFHRPDGTMIAVAGLNAFPQLLAARNQLTTP encoded by the coding sequence ATGGCTCAGCAGGGAATCATTATTGCGGGAGCGGGGGCCGCTGGCATGAGCGCCGTTGCCTCGTTGCGCGCCGAAGGTTACGAAGGGCCGCTGACAGTGATCAACGGCGAACCGCACCTGCCCTACAACCGGACACTGGTCAATAAGGGCGTGCTGCCAGGCCTGCTCACCGTCGAGCAGATCACTCAGCCTGGAGCCCGTGCGCTGGAGGGCGATCTCGTGCAGGGCCGTGCGGCCTCTCTGGATACGGAGAATTTTCTTCTAACCCTGGAGGACGGCCGGGCCTTGCCCTACACGGCCCTGATCGCCGCCACGGGAAGTGCTCCGCGGCCTGACAGCCGGATCACGGCCGCCCCTGAGCGGGTATTCCATCTCCACACTGCCCAGGACGCCGTCCGGCTGCGCGCACAGCTTGGCGCAAGCGCTGACACGAAGACCATCACAATCCTGGGTGCGGGCTTCATTGGAGCCGAAACGGCCAGTTACCTCGCCGACGCTGGCGCACGCGTAAATCTCGTCGCCCGCTCCGCCACGCCGCTGGCCGCTGCGCTCGGTAGCCACATCGCCCAGCAGATCGGCGAACTGCACCGCCTCAACGTCACTAGCCACTTCGGCCAGGACATCACCGCCCTGATCCCCGGGCCAGCTTCGGTCACCGCCACCCTCAGCGATGGGCAAATCCTGGAGTCTGACCTCGTTGTCATTGCCCACGGTAACGCGCCGAGCTCGGCATGGATCACCGGCGACGATAACGGCATTGCCGTCGACTCCCACCTCCGGGTCCGGGGTTTCGAGCGCCTCTATGCAGCCGGCAGCGTCGCCCTTCACCCCGCCAGCGACGGGCAGCTCTACGGCATCGACCACTGGGACGCTGCCGCCGCCCAGGGCGCCCACGCCGCCAGGGCAGTTCTGCATGACATCACCGGCGCGCCTGACCCCGGCCCCTACACCCCCGACACCGGATATACCCTCACCGTCTACCGGCAATCCGCAGCCGCCTACGGCACCGTGCTACCTGGCAGCCATGAAACCCAACATGACACCGGCACCCCCAAATCGGCCCTGTCCAGCTTCCACCGCCCCGACGGCACAATGATCGCCGTGGCCGGACTCAACGCCTTCCCGCAACTGCTCGCCGCCCGCAACCAGCTCACCACCCCCTAA
- a CDS encoding YHS domain-containing protein, giving the protein MGSCCSTNNTPKDTKTEDLTLTTGPGQADDAVTTCPVMAGTPVVKAVAEATGLFRDYEGNRYWFCCGGCGPAFDADPAKYANAS; this is encoded by the coding sequence ATGGGAAGCTGCTGCAGCACCAACAACACCCCCAAAGACACCAAAACCGAGGACCTGACCCTCACCACAGGCCCCGGACAAGCTGATGATGCCGTCACCACATGCCCAGTCATGGCCGGCACACCTGTAGTCAAGGCTGTCGCGGAAGCCACCGGCCTCTTCCGCGACTACGAAGGCAACCGCTACTGGTTCTGCTGCGGCGGCTGCGGCCCGGCCTTCGACGCCGACCCGGCAAAATACGCAAACGCCAGCTAA
- a CDS encoding cation-translocating P-type ATPase — protein sequence MSETAAFQQAPGIDIELEIGGMTCASCANRIERKLNKLDGVIASVNYATEKARITAPAGYDPQDLVAEVEKTGYTAALPSARREQQQGGEDSDRPDAELTSLKHRLIGSAVLAIPVIAMAMIPALQFNYWQWLSLAMAAPVILWAGWPFHKAAYTNLRHGAATMDTLISMGTTGAFLWSLYALFFGTAGTPGMTHPFELTVAPTDGAANIYLEVGAAVILFILAGRYFEKRSKRQAGAALRALLELGAKDVAVLRDGDEIRIPTDQLSVGDEFIVRPGEKIATDGVVVSGRSAVDESMLTGESVPVEVGEGDTVTGATVNSGGRLLVRATRVGSDTQLAQMAQLVENAQSGKAEVQRLADRISGVFVPIVIAIAVGTLAVWLGAGFPVTAAFTAAVAVLIIACPCALGLATPTALLVGTGRGAQLGILIKGPEVLESTRKVDTILLDKTGTVTTGKMTLQGVHTAPGTDTNELLRVAGALEDASEHPIAQAIARGATERVGNLPTPESFKNIEGRGVQGVVDGHLVIIGREAMLEDWSLTMPADLARVKAQAESARETAVVVAWDGQVRGVLTVADAIKETSAEAIAQFRALGLTPVLLTGDNRVVAEQVAAQVGIEQVIAEVLPQDKVRVVTDLQKQGKVVAMVGDGVNDAAALAQADLGLAMGTGTDVAIEAADLTLVRGDLRAAADAIRLARKTLSTIKTNLFWAFAYNVAAIPLAALGLLNPMLAGAAMAFSSVFVVSNSLRLRSFKSQAGNPSPAAARSRARQPIDA from the coding sequence ATGTCTGAAACCGCGGCCTTTCAACAGGCGCCGGGCATCGACATCGAACTTGAGATCGGCGGGATGACCTGCGCTTCGTGCGCCAACAGGATCGAACGCAAGCTCAATAAGCTCGATGGCGTCATCGCTTCGGTGAACTATGCTACCGAGAAGGCACGTATCACCGCCCCTGCCGGATATGATCCTCAGGACCTGGTCGCTGAGGTGGAGAAGACCGGTTACACCGCAGCCCTGCCCAGCGCACGGCGGGAACAGCAGCAGGGCGGGGAAGACAGCGACCGGCCCGACGCCGAACTGACGTCCCTGAAACACCGGCTTATCGGCAGCGCCGTGCTCGCGATCCCCGTCATCGCAATGGCTATGATCCCCGCCCTGCAATTCAATTACTGGCAGTGGCTGTCCTTGGCGATGGCCGCTCCCGTCATCCTCTGGGCCGGTTGGCCCTTCCACAAAGCCGCATATACCAACCTTCGCCACGGTGCCGCGACAATGGACACCCTGATCTCCATGGGCACCACGGGAGCGTTCCTGTGGTCCCTTTACGCCCTGTTCTTCGGCACCGCCGGAACACCGGGAATGACGCACCCCTTCGAACTGACAGTTGCCCCCACTGACGGGGCTGCCAACATCTACCTGGAAGTCGGCGCGGCGGTAATCCTGTTCATCCTCGCCGGACGCTACTTTGAAAAGCGATCCAAGCGCCAGGCCGGAGCGGCGCTGCGCGCGCTGCTGGAGCTCGGCGCCAAGGACGTGGCCGTGCTGCGCGACGGCGACGAAATCCGCATCCCCACCGACCAGCTGTCGGTCGGCGATGAGTTCATCGTCCGTCCCGGCGAGAAAATCGCCACCGACGGCGTCGTCGTCAGCGGCCGCAGCGCCGTTGATGAATCGATGCTCACCGGCGAATCCGTTCCGGTAGAAGTCGGGGAAGGGGACACCGTAACGGGCGCCACCGTCAACTCCGGCGGCCGCCTTCTCGTCCGCGCAACCCGGGTCGGTTCGGACACCCAGCTGGCGCAAATGGCCCAGCTCGTGGAGAACGCCCAGTCCGGCAAGGCCGAAGTCCAGCGGCTGGCCGACCGGATCTCGGGGGTGTTCGTGCCCATCGTGATCGCCATCGCTGTTGGCACACTGGCCGTGTGGCTTGGTGCAGGGTTCCCGGTGACGGCAGCATTCACCGCCGCCGTAGCCGTCCTGATCATCGCCTGCCCCTGCGCCCTGGGTCTGGCCACCCCCACTGCACTGCTGGTCGGTACCGGCCGCGGGGCCCAGCTGGGCATTCTGATCAAGGGCCCGGAAGTGCTCGAATCCACCCGCAAGGTCGATACCATCCTGTTGGACAAGACCGGCACAGTCACCACCGGCAAGATGACCTTGCAGGGTGTCCATACCGCACCGGGCACCGACACGAACGAACTGCTCCGCGTCGCCGGGGCCCTGGAGGACGCTTCCGAGCACCCCATCGCCCAGGCCATCGCCCGCGGCGCCACCGAGCGTGTCGGGAACCTGCCCACCCCGGAATCCTTTAAGAACATCGAAGGGCGCGGCGTGCAGGGTGTGGTCGATGGACACCTGGTCATTATTGGACGCGAAGCCATGCTCGAGGACTGGTCCCTGACCATGCCCGCAGACCTGGCCCGCGTCAAAGCACAGGCCGAATCAGCCCGGGAGACCGCCGTGGTCGTTGCCTGGGACGGGCAGGTCCGAGGAGTGCTAACCGTCGCTGATGCGATCAAGGAAACCAGCGCCGAGGCCATCGCACAGTTCCGCGCCCTGGGCCTGACGCCGGTGCTGCTCACGGGTGACAATCGGGTAGTCGCCGAACAGGTCGCCGCCCAGGTAGGGATCGAACAGGTCATCGCCGAAGTCCTGCCCCAGGACAAGGTTCGTGTTGTCACGGACCTGCAGAAGCAGGGCAAAGTCGTAGCCATGGTCGGTGATGGTGTTAACGACGCCGCAGCCCTGGCCCAGGCGGACCTGGGCCTGGCCATGGGAACCGGCACCGATGTCGCCATCGAAGCGGCTGACCTCACCTTGGTACGCGGTGACCTGCGCGCTGCTGCAGATGCGATCCGGCTTGCCCGCAAAACCCTCAGCACGATCAAGACCAATCTGTTCTGGGCCTTCGCCTACAACGTGGCTGCGATCCCATTGGCCGCCCTCGGGCTGCTCAACCCGATGCTCGCCGGAGCCGCGATGGCGTTCTCCAGCGTCTTCGTGGTCTCCAACAGTCTCCGTCTGCGCTCTTTCAAAAGCCAGGCAGGAAACCCGTCACCGGCCGCCGCGCGCTCCCGTGCACGACAGCCGATCGACGCCTGA
- a CDS encoding co-chaperone YbbN, protein MSTINLTEQDFSRTIEDNDIVMVDFWASWCGPCRMFALTYEAASVKHTDIVFAKVDTEAEQALATSAGINSIPTLMVFREGVLVFSQPGTMPGGDLEKVIAGIRKFDMAKIRADLADQ, encoded by the coding sequence ATGTCCACCATTAACCTCACGGAACAAGATTTCAGCCGCACCATCGAAGACAACGACATCGTCATGGTCGACTTCTGGGCCAGCTGGTGCGGCCCATGCCGGATGTTCGCCCTTACTTACGAAGCGGCTTCCGTGAAGCACACCGATATCGTCTTCGCCAAGGTCGACACCGAGGCCGAACAGGCACTGGCTACATCGGCCGGGATAAATTCCATCCCCACACTGATGGTCTTCAGGGAAGGGGTTCTGGTGTTCTCCCAGCCCGGAACCATGCCGGGCGGTGACTTGGAAAAAGTCATTGCGGGCATCAGGAAGTTCGACATGGCAAAAATTCGTGCAGACCTGGCAGACCAGTAA
- a CDS encoding IS256 family transposase, which translates to MVAPAPADALDEQLVQQLSERARAEGLRLTGEGGLLSRLTKMVVESALEGEMEDHLGYARHDPAGRDGGNSRNGTRSKELLTEAGPVQIAVPRDRDGSFTPELVRKRQRRLSGLDDLVISLSAKGLTHGEICAHLAEVYGAEVSKQTISTITEKVLEGLSAWQSRPLDPVYPVIFIDAVNVKIRDGQVTNRPIYVALAVTCEGTRDILGLWAGEHGDGEGAKYWLRVLSEIKNRGTQDCLIVVCDGLKGLPEAIATVWPQTITQTCIVHLLRNSFRYASKKDWSAIAKDLKPVYTAASESDALDRFVEFSEKWEKRYPAIIRLWTNAWAEFVPFLQFDREIRTIICTTNAIESINARIRRAVNARGHFPTEQAALKCVYLAVMSLDPTGTGRQRWSNRWKAALNAFEVTFDGRLSAGKK; encoded by the coding sequence CCGGCGGACGCGCTGGATGAGCAGTTGGTGCAGCAGCTGAGTGAGCGGGCGCGTGCGGAAGGCCTGCGGCTGACCGGTGAGGGCGGGCTGCTGTCCCGGCTGACGAAGATGGTCGTGGAATCGGCGCTGGAGGGCGAGATGGAGGACCATCTGGGCTACGCCCGGCACGATCCGGCTGGCAGGGACGGCGGGAACTCGCGGAACGGCACCCGGTCCAAGGAGCTGTTGACCGAGGCCGGTCCGGTGCAGATCGCGGTGCCGCGGGATCGGGACGGCTCGTTCACCCCGGAGCTGGTCAGGAAGCGGCAGCGCCGCCTGTCCGGGCTCGATGACCTGGTCATCTCGCTGTCCGCCAAGGGACTCACGCACGGGGAGATCTGCGCCCACCTGGCCGAGGTCTACGGCGCGGAGGTCTCCAAGCAGACGATCTCCACCATCACGGAGAAGGTCTTGGAGGGTTTGTCGGCCTGGCAGAGCCGGCCGCTGGATCCGGTCTATCCGGTGATCTTCATCGACGCGGTGAACGTGAAGATCCGCGACGGGCAGGTCACGAACCGGCCGATCTACGTGGCGCTGGCGGTGACCTGCGAGGGCACCCGTGACATCCTTGGGCTCTGGGCCGGCGAGCACGGTGACGGGGAGGGGGCGAAGTACTGGCTGCGGGTCCTGTCCGAGATCAAGAACCGCGGCACCCAGGACTGCCTGATTGTGGTCTGTGACGGGCTCAAGGGCCTGCCCGAGGCCATCGCCACCGTCTGGCCTCAGACGATCACCCAGACCTGCATTGTTCACCTTTTGCGCAACTCGTTCCGCTACGCGTCGAAGAAGGACTGGTCCGCGATCGCGAAGGACCTCAAGCCCGTCTACACGGCGGCGTCGGAATCCGATGCCCTGGACCGGTTCGTGGAGTTCAGCGAGAAGTGGGAAAAGCGCTACCCGGCGATCATCCGGCTCTGGACCAACGCCTGGGCCGAATTCGTGCCCTTCCTGCAGTTCGACCGCGAGATCCGCACCATCATCTGCACGACCAACGCCATAGAGAGCATCAACGCGCGCATCCGGCGAGCCGTGAATGCCCGCGGACACTTCCCCACGGAGCAGGCCGCGCTCAAATGCGTCTATCTGGCGGTCATGAGTCTGGACCCCACCGGGACGGGCCGACAACGCTGGTCCAACCGCTGGAAGGCTGCGCTCAATGCCTTCGAAGTCACCTTCGACGGACGCCTGTCCGCCGGCAAGAAATAA
- a CDS encoding carboxymuconolactone decarboxylase family protein, whose protein sequence is MALSPTVSERTRALVSIAIQARLDCGPCLAYYESTARSVGLDEAQIEAARLGTSSDPCGRHADQSSSGRPRQFHHYHGRAGSSPKKRRIQQPRDRRRRLGRGSERSPRRVPAHRRPPYRPHCTTPGPPAKTPSPRGAQRRSIRLHHHR, encoded by the coding sequence ATGGCCCTGTCCCCCACAGTGTCCGAACGCACGCGGGCACTGGTCTCGATCGCGATACAAGCCCGACTGGACTGCGGCCCTTGCCTGGCCTATTACGAGTCGACCGCCCGGTCTGTTGGCCTTGACGAGGCCCAGATCGAAGCAGCCCGACTCGGCACCTCTTCCGACCCATGCGGTCGCCACGCTGATCAAAGTAGCTCTGGCCGTCCACGCCAGTTCCACCACTATCACGGCCGGGCAGGTAGCAGCCCTAAGAAACGTCGGATACAGCAACCGCGAGATCGCCGACGCCGTCTTGGTCGTGGCTCAGAACGTAGTCCTCGGCGCGTTCCAGCTCATCGCCGACCACCATACCGACCGCACTGTACAACCCCTGGGCCTCCTGCCAAGACCCCGTCACCGCGGGGGGCGCAGAGGCGATCCATCCGGCTCCATCACCACCGATAA
- a CDS encoding heavy-metal-associated domain-containing protein — MATTEFQVTGMTCGHCEMSIREEVQEVPGVGSVEVSHRTGKLVVSGNGTVDDAAVIAAVQTAGYRGVRSA, encoded by the coding sequence ATGGCCACCACTGAATTCCAGGTAACCGGCATGACCTGCGGTCACTGCGAGATGTCCATTCGCGAAGAAGTCCAGGAAGTGCCCGGCGTCGGGTCTGTAGAGGTCAGCCACCGAACCGGCAAGCTCGTGGTCAGTGGCAACGGAACCGTCGACGACGCAGCTGTCATCGCAGCTGTTCAAACGGCCGGCTACCGCGGGGTGCGGTCGGCATGA